The genomic interval GGCAGATCCACCCTCAATATCGAAAAGCAGCCATGGGCCATTGTCACTGGTAAAGACCACAAGCGTATTTTCTTCCAAACCGTTTTTCCTCAGCGTTTTCACTATTTCACCAACACTCCAGTCAATTTCTTCAACAACATCTCCGTATAAACCTCTTTTGGATTTACCCTCAAATTCAGGGGAAGCATAAAGCGGGACATGTGGCATATTGTTGGTAACATACAGGAAAAAAGGTTTATCTCTGTTTTTGTCAATAAATTTTACTGCTTCGCTGGTATAGGTTTTTGTAATATAATGTTGGTTGACACGGATACTGTCTACATCATTTCCACGCAGATACACAACACCCTGCATATCATTACTGTATGGAATTCCGTAGTATTCATTAAAACCGTTTTGCAAGGGTAAAAATGATTTATGATGGCCAAGATGCCACTTTCCAAATATAGCAGTTGTATATCCGTTTCCTTTTAAAGCCTCACCAATGGTAATTTCATCCGTAGGTATTCCGGTAAAACTTTCCGGAAAGAACACATGATCGATACCCATTCTTTTAGGATAACGACCGGTAATCAGTGCCGCCCGCGATGGACTGCAAACGGGAGAACTTGAATAAAAAGATGTGAGTTTAATACCCTGGGAGGCCAGATTGTCAATGTTAGGCGTACGAATATCCGTCGCCCCAAAAGTACCTAAATCGCCGTATCCAAGGTCATCGGCCATGATGACAACAATATTGGGTTTTGTACTTTTTTTCTGTGCGAAAGAAAAGTTTAGACCGCCAAGCAATAACAGGCTGACTGTAAATTTAAATTTCATTAAAATCTATTTCAGGGGTTTATATACGGTATATGGTTACAAAAAAATATGTGGTATTGAGCTTAAATAATTTTGCTCAATACCACAATAAATATTTTGCAATTACTTTACTGCCAGGAATTTTTCAAGTTTCTCTTTTTCAAGCTGCAAACGTTTTGCATCAGGTTTCAGGTAACCAAACTGGTGAAGATCATTTTCTCCGTGCGAAGCAACCCATAACAGAAATTTCTTGGCTTCCAGATTGGTGCTGTTTTTAGCTATTGAAAAGTTAATATACTCAACCGGTACATTTTTCACTTTTTCAGTTTCAAGTTTTTCAATCACCTGATCCAGATTTCCAACCAGTTTTTCTTCTTTTGAAACCTTACCGTTTCCATCCAGGTCTACCGGAATAATGGCAATTCCTTCGGTAGGTTTACGGGTGTTCAAATCGTAAGCCAGGCCAGGTACGGTATAAGTAATACCTGTTTCGTCCTTCAAAAGAGCCTTAATCAAATGCTCATCAGCACCAGCAATGGTCTTTCCCTTAATTTGCTGTTGTTCGTAGCCAAAATATTTTGCAAAAGTTAACGGCGCACCCGCTTTTTGCAAACGTGTATAAACGGTAAATGGAGCTGTGATCGACTCATCTTTTTCCGCAAAAATATCATGGAAAAATATTTGCTTATACGTTTTTTCAATTAACCCCTTATCCTCATACTGCTTCGCAAATTCGGATTTTGCATTGGCAACAGGTAAAAGTGCATACCGGCCAATTGAAATAAATTCCCGTCCTTCTTTAACCGCTTTTTCCTGATCGTAAGCTTCAATGAGCAGATCATACTTTTCCGGATCAGTAACAGTTCTCGTCTCGATCACAATTTGTGAACCTGGGTTTTCGGCAGAATATTGTTTAATCCATTTGTCGATCAACGGATACGCAAAACGAACTCCGGTAATAATAACTTTATTCTGGGAAACCTCCTGCGAAAAAGAAAACGGAGCTGTGACCATAGCAAGGCCAGCAGCGAAAAGTAATGATTTAAAATTTTTCATGATTATAAAATGAGTTTTTAAAATAGTTTGAGTGCTCAGGAAAGTACAGACTGGCCATATCGGGCTATACTATTGCAAGGCGATCCAGGCTTTTGCCTAATTATCCTGACAACAGCTGGAATGAAGAAAAAAGTTGGAGAAGCCACCAGGAATGCAACCAAAAGCTGCGAAGAAAATGAATTCATCGTTGTCAGTTTGATAAAAATTTTGAACATTTTTCTTATTGGTGGCTAATAAGAAAAATACAACTCTACTATATTGATAGACAAAGTAAGATTATAATTTATACAGAAGCAACATATATTTGATTTTTTTAAAACAAATCGTTGCATTGTGAGAAATGCTTATATAATTTCTTAAAATTATTCAGCCGAAGCCGAATTTTTGCTGTGAGCTTTTTCCACAACCTCTTTTAATTTTTTAAGAACAGATGCCCAATTATCAGTGGCTTGCTCCTTCTCTTGCTCAGACCTGACATTTGTTTGTGAAAGTTTTACGGCAGTAATGTCGTCGTGTCCTGATAGTTGGTAGGTTACAATATTATAGTTTTCCGGTTTATCTTCCTTCCCTCCTGCTGAACTCCAGTAAGTACTTTCCAGTATTTTCTCAGGTTCAATTTTTCGGATGATACCTTTATCCTTATATTTCTTACCATTGTATTCCCCTTCATAAGTAATCGGGCTTCCTTCCTTCCAATCGGTAGTTACATTTGTACCCATCAGGTATTTCTTTATTATGGAAGGAGTGGTAATCGCTTTCCAAACCTCTGAAACAGGTGCATCAATACTGACAGATGTTTCGGCAATAAGCTTATCGTTCATATTTTTGATATTTAAGTTATTGATTTGGAAGTTTCAGCAAATTTTATTCCAGAAAGCGAAAGGCTTTATTTGAAGCAAGATTAATCCAGGATGATATCTTAATTTTAATTTTATAATGCTTTACCTTTCATCAAATGCTAAAAACTCATTTTTTAAGGCTGTTATTGCTATTTATAACAAATAGCCTATTCGCTCAGGCAACATTCGAAAACCGCCTTTCCAACGCTACCATTTCTTTAACCGGCCAAAAAGTAAAATACGATCCGAAATATTTTAGCATCAGCTATCCTAATGGCGATGTGCCTGCTGACAGAGGCGTTTGTACTGATGTGATAGTGAGAGCTTATCGTAAACTCGGCATAGACTTACAAAAGGAAGTACATGAGGATATGCAGAACAGCTTTGCACGCTATCCCAAAAACTGGGGCATGAAAACTACTGACAAAAATATTGATCACCGCCGTGTTCCTAATCTAATGAAATTCTTTTCACGGAAAGGAACAGAACTGGCTATTAGCCAAAACGCAGATGATTACAAATCCGGCGATATTGTTTGCTGGAACCTGCACGGTGGAATCACACACATCGGTTTGGTGGTCAATAGGAAATCAAGCGACGGCAAAAGAAATTTAATTGTCCATAATATAGGTGGCGGGCAGGTTTTAGCAGATTGCTTGTTTACTTACAGAATTATCGGCCATTATCGCTATGGCGGGTGAGAAAACAAAAGGACCAATCAATACGGTAATTTCAATGCCGATAAGTCACTTTCCTATTTCCCAAACCTTCCAACAAAATCTTTGGCCGCCCTTGAATCGTAGTCAAACATTCCCGGTGTTTCCTTTATCAATAGCTTGGCGTTTTCAAGAGCTGGTGCGGAGTCGGTGCCTATATTACTTAGTGCGTTAAGTGCCTGAACTCTCGCAGCGAGGTTATTTCCTTTCAGTTCATTGGTTAAAGTCGTTATCGCAAGGTCTTTTTCTCCAATCTGGTACAACGCTTCCGACACTGCGATCCGAACAGCCGCTTCTGAATCTGCAATTGCTTTAATCAACGCATCCTTACCTGATTTAGCCTTTAAAATCAATAATCCAGTAGCCGCCCAGTAACGCACCGTTGGATTAGAATCAGACAATTTTGATATCAATTCATTTGAATATGCGGGATTCCGGGAAGATGCGTGGTCTGCCGTTTCAAGAATCAATTTTAAATTATATTTTCCACTTTTGGAATAATCGCGCAAGGGTGTGGTCGTCGCTATTTCCGATAAAATTGCTTCGGGAATAAACCCTACATCCACTGATTTCAGTATCCAGTCCTCATTCGCTTTTCTTAATCTTTTCAGGTCAGACGCGTATTTGGGATCATCGACAAGGCTCTTTACATTATGTGGATCAGCCTGGATATCAAACAGTTCTTCGGCCGGTTTTTCCTGCCAAAATTTCGATTGAATTGCGTTCAGTTTTCCTGATTTGTACTGATCAAGCCAGGATTGTACCGAAGGCGCTTTCCAGAGATATTCCAGATATTGTCCATAAATCTTATGCGGAAGATAATTGCGGATATATCTGAATCGCTTGTCACGGACCGATCTCGACATATCAATACGCTCGTCCATTCTTCCCCGAAAACCATAAGCATATTGATGTTCCGGCTTCTGTTGTTTGCCCAGAAATGCTTCGCCTTGCATGTAATCAGGAATTTTTATTCCAACAAGACTTAAAATAGTTGGTGCAAAATCAAGAAATGTTACGAGCCGGTCCGTTTGCGTTCCTTGCTTT from Dyadobacter sp. NIV53 carries:
- a CDS encoding sulfatase, coding for MKFKFTVSLLLLGGLNFSFAQKKSTKPNIVVIMADDLGYGDLGTFGATDIRTPNIDNLASQGIKLTSFYSSSPVCSPSRAALITGRYPKRMGIDHVFFPESFTGIPTDEITIGEALKGNGYTTAIFGKWHLGHHKSFLPLQNGFNEYYGIPYSNDMQGVVYLRGNDVDSIRVNQHYITKTYTSEAVKFIDKNRDKPFFLYVTNNMPHVPLYASPEFEGKSKRGLYGDVVEEIDWSVGEIVKTLRKNGLEENTLVVFTSDNGPWLLFDIEGGSAGPLRQGKGTTFEGGQRVPTVAYWPGKIKPGSVYEDLTTQLDLYPTIISLTGSQKTQTTKPLDGEDISSVLFGTGKRKADEFAYYSNGKIEAFRKGDWKIRLPQSDIKANGITVVAATDTLLFNLRNDIGEKDNLLKTNQSKAKELLSACKTFESNLGKTPAALVQRMPSDDSHIRKRAERAATKLNTGK
- a CDS encoding substrate-binding domain-containing protein; the encoded protein is MKNFKSLLFAAGLAMVTAPFSFSQEVSQNKVIITGVRFAYPLIDKWIKQYSAENPGSQIVIETRTVTDPEKYDLLIEAYDQEKAVKEGREFISIGRYALLPVANAKSEFAKQYEDKGLIEKTYKQIFFHDIFAEKDESITAPFTVYTRLQKAGAPLTFAKYFGYEQQQIKGKTIAGADEHLIKALLKDETGITYTVPGLAYDLNTRKPTEGIAIIPVDLDGNGKVSKEEKLVGNLDQVIEKLETEKVKNVPVEYINFSIAKNSTNLEAKKFLLWVASHGENDLHQFGYLKPDAKRLQLEKEKLEKFLAVK
- a CDS encoding SRPBCC family protein, coding for MNDKLIAETSVSIDAPVSEVWKAITTPSIIKKYLMGTNVTTDWKEGSPITYEGEYNGKKYKDKGIIRKIEPEKILESTYWSSAGGKEDKPENYNIVTYQLSGHDDITAVKLSQTNVRSEQEKEQATDNWASVLKKLKEVVEKAHSKNSASAE
- a CDS encoding DUF1287 domain-containing protein is translated as MLKTHFLRLLLLFITNSLFAQATFENRLSNATISLTGQKVKYDPKYFSISYPNGDVPADRGVCTDVIVRAYRKLGIDLQKEVHEDMQNSFARYPKNWGMKTTDKNIDHRRVPNLMKFFSRKGTELAISQNADDYKSGDIVCWNLHGGITHIGLVVNRKSSDGKRNLIVHNIGGGQVLADCLFTYRIIGHYRYGG
- a CDS encoding sulfatase-like hydrolase/transferase, encoding MKRILISIFFAFCLIPAKSQSQSEKPNILWIVSEDNIPMLGAYGDTFATTPNLDAFAKESILYKNAFSTAPVCAPSRNTLITGMYPPSNGTEHMRSVYPVPDYVKFLPKYLREAGYYTTNNAKKDYNTTDQEDPWDESSTKATYKNRKPGQPFFAVFNLNVSHESSLFVPVEKLRHDPEKVPLPPYHPATPEMKHDWAQYYDKIEDMDGQFGQLLKELNEAGLAENTIVFYYGDNGGVLARSKRYMYESGLHVPLIIHLPKKYENLASVKQGTQTDRLVTFLDFAPTILSLVGIKIPDYMQGEAFLGKQQKPEHQYAYGFRGRMDERIDMSRSVRDKRFRYIRNYLPHKIYGQYLEYLWKAPSVQSWLDQYKSGKLNAIQSKFWQEKPAEELFDIQADPHNVKSLVDDPKYASDLKRLRKANEDWILKSVDVGFIPEAILSEIATTTPLRDYSKSGKYNLKLILETADHASSRNPAYSNELISKLSDSNPTVRYWAATGLLILKAKSGKDALIKAIADSEAAVRIAVSEALYQIGEKDLAITTLTNELKGNNLAARVQALNALSNIGTDSAPALENAKLLIKETPGMFDYDSRAAKDFVGRFGK